One segment of Xanthocytophaga agilis DNA contains the following:
- a CDS encoding SusD/RagB family nutrient-binding outer membrane lipoprotein, which yields MKYIKLSLVAAFLIICTGCDKYLDVNSNPNNPEDVQEKLILSPVEYNLAQGVIGGWSSVHVNHFMQTVALNQPVPNVGTYLLANTDENDTWYYLYTICLQNLHLLNSKAEANSNLKYAGIAKILTAYCLGYGTTLWGDIPYSEAFAGSGNFYPTYDSQEDIYKTIQDLLDKGIANLEAGTGLTPGSDDYLYNGDADKWIRAAYTLKARYYMHLTKAPGYNAATQAGLALAALEKGMQSNDDDLEFPYPGGAGTQNRWYSNFLPVETLIMSAHTVNLLKDRQDPRISKLVALSEEDGVYRGREIGTEGIGSLGSYSIGGQFYAGEASSLVLINYREALFLKAEADLLTSGYAAAQDSYAAAIQADMSKLGVSGSSAAYLASRGTLTASNALERIMEEKSIANIFSVEVFSDWRRTGYPALNLVPHALFTAIPRRLIYPNSEISTNPQPQQSATLKDRVWSDPE from the coding sequence ATGAAATATATAAAGCTTTCTTTAGTTGCTGCTTTCCTGATCATTTGCACAGGATGTGATAAGTACCTTGATGTAAATAGTAACCCTAATAATCCTGAAGATGTGCAGGAAAAACTAATCCTATCTCCTGTGGAGTATAATCTTGCGCAAGGTGTTATTGGTGGATGGTCTAGCGTACATGTAAATCACTTTATGCAGACAGTAGCCCTGAATCAGCCAGTGCCTAATGTAGGTACTTATCTGCTGGCTAATACGGATGAAAACGATACATGGTATTATCTCTACACTATCTGTCTGCAAAATCTGCATTTGCTCAACAGCAAAGCAGAAGCTAATAGCAATTTGAAATATGCAGGTATTGCTAAGATTCTAACAGCGTATTGCCTGGGATATGGAACTACTTTGTGGGGTGATATTCCATACTCAGAGGCATTTGCAGGGAGCGGAAATTTCTATCCTACCTATGATAGTCAGGAAGATATTTACAAAACTATTCAGGATTTATTGGATAAAGGTATCGCTAATCTTGAAGCAGGGACCGGACTGACTCCTGGCAGTGATGACTATTTGTATAACGGAGATGCAGACAAATGGATACGAGCAGCCTATACATTAAAGGCGCGTTATTATATGCACTTAACCAAGGCTCCAGGGTATAATGCTGCTACACAGGCAGGTTTGGCCTTGGCTGCTTTGGAAAAGGGGATGCAGTCAAATGATGATGATCTGGAATTTCCTTATCCGGGAGGAGCTGGGACCCAAAATCGTTGGTACTCGAATTTTTTACCTGTAGAAACACTAATAATGTCCGCACATACAGTGAATCTGTTAAAAGATCGTCAGGACCCACGTATCTCAAAGCTGGTTGCACTCTCAGAAGAAGATGGTGTATACAGAGGACGTGAGATAGGAACAGAAGGTATTGGTAGTCTGGGATCTTACTCAATAGGAGGTCAATTTTATGCAGGAGAAGCTTCCTCACTGGTTCTGATTAATTATCGTGAGGCGTTATTTCTGAAAGCCGAAGCTGATTTGCTTACCAGTGGCTATGCTGCTGCTCAGGATTCTTATGCTGCTGCCATTCAGGCAGATATGTCTAAATTAGGAGTCTCTGGCTCGTCTGCAGCTTATCTGGCTAGTAGAGGAACCTTGACTGCCAGTAATGCGCTGGAGCGGATTATGGAAGAGAAAAGTATTGCTAATATCTTTTCTGTAGAAGTATTCAGTGACTGGCGACGTACAGGATATCCTGCTCTCAATTTAGTGCCACATGCCTTATTTACAGCAATCCCCAGAAGATTGATCTATCCAAACTCTGAGATTTCAACAAATCCTCAGCCACAACAAAGTGCAACATTGAAAGATCGTGTATGGAGTGATCCTGAATGA